One Methanocaldococcus infernus ME DNA segment encodes these proteins:
- the thiI gene encoding tRNA uracil 4-sulfurtransferase ThiI, translating into MDILVRYGEIGLKSNVIRKKLEEILRKNIIKSLRRYEIDAEVEILHRRLLVKVNKDEGKALELLGKTPGIVSYSPVYICNLDINEIVSLALQVMRKKLKEIKKEDVKFAVKTKRSNKKFPYNSVEVNEIVGEKIIEKFNLKVDLEEPDVVLGIEISDKAYIFTETYKGVGGLPVGSQGRAVCLVSDGIDSPVAAFMMIKRGCRGVILHLKITEEALNKVRKIVEVLNDYDPELEFVVYDYKKELEEIKEKLKSIKKEEYTCIFCKKKMLKIAEKYAKYLNCDAIVTGDNLGQVASQTLKNLRVISSSIEFPILRPLIGFDKNEIVEIAKSIGTYNISIEKEIKCPYLPRFPKTICKLEEVKKVQEKANIKI; encoded by the coding sequence ATGGACATCTTAGTTAGATATGGAGAGATTGGACTAAAGTCTAATGTTATAAGAAAAAAATTAGAAGAAATTTTAAGAAAAAATATTATCAAGAGCTTAAGAAGATATGAGATAGATGCTGAAGTTGAAATTTTACATAGAAGGCTGTTAGTCAAGGTTAATAAGGATGAAGGGAAAGCTTTAGAACTTTTAGGAAAAACTCCTGGGATAGTTTCCTATAGCCCTGTCTACATCTGTAACTTAGACATAAATGAAATTGTTAGCTTAGCCTTACAAGTGATGAGGAAGAAGTTAAAGGAAATAAAAAAAGAAGATGTAAAGTTTGCAGTGAAAACTAAGAGAAGTAATAAAAAATTTCCTTATAACTCAGTTGAGGTTAATGAAATTGTTGGAGAGAAGATAATAGAGAAGTTTAACCTAAAGGTTGATTTAGAAGAGCCAGATGTTGTTTTGGGAATAGAGATCTCTGATAAAGCCTATATATTTACAGAAACCTATAAAGGAGTTGGAGGACTTCCTGTTGGTAGCCAGGGAAGAGCTGTATGCTTAGTTTCTGATGGTATTGACAGCCCTGTAGCAGCCTTTATGATGATTAAGAGAGGATGTAGGGGGGTGATATTACACTTAAAAATTACTGAAGAAGCTCTCAACAAGGTTAGGAAGATTGTTGAAGTCTTAAATGACTATGATCCTGAGTTAGAATTTGTTGTTTATGATTATAAGAAAGAGCTTGAAGAGATCAAGGAGAAGTTAAAAAGCATAAAAAAGGAGGAATATACTTGTATATTCTGTAAGAAAAAGATGTTAAAGATAGCTGAAAAGTATGCTAAGTATCTTAACTGTGATGCTATTGTTACTGGAGACAACTTAGGACAGGTGGCTTCACAAACATTAAAGAACTTGAGAGTTATAAGCTCTTCTATAGAGTTTCCAATTTTAAGACCTTTAATAGGCTTTGATAAAAATGAGATCGTTGAAATTGCTAAAAGTATAGGGACTTACAACATTTCCATAGAGAAAGAAATTAAGTGTCCCTATCTCCCAAGATTTCCAAAAACTATATGTAAGTTAGAAGAGGTTAAGAAAGTTCAGGAAAAGGCTAACATAAAAATTTAG
- a CDS encoding argininosuccinate synthase: MKAVLAYSGGLDTSCCLKLLEDQGYEVISVCVDVGQPEEEIKEVEEKAKLLGAKHYTIDAKEEFVKDYIFRAIKANAQYEGYPLSTALARPLIADKVVEVAKKEGAEVIAHGCTGKGNDQFRFETAIRIKAPNIKIVAPIRDLNLTRAEEIEYAKKKGIPIPSESKKWSIDENLWGRSIEGGELEDPNFIPPEEIYSWTKNPAEDREEEIVEIEFKEGVPIAINGERLGLVELIKKANEIAGKHGVGRIDIMEDRIIGLKSRENYECPGAILLLTAHKALEQLVLTRDILRFKELVDSLYGELIYKGQWFSPFREALDAFIDKTQERVTGTVKVKLFGGSVRVVARESEFSLYSREMVSFDEKDLDQREIAGMVKYHCLQDLLYYMRK, from the coding sequence ATGAAGGCTGTCTTAGCATACTCAGGGGGTTTAGATACAAGTTGCTGTCTAAAGCTCTTAGAGGATCAGGGTTATGAAGTTATCTCTGTCTGTGTAGATGTAGGCCAGCCAGAGGAGGAGATTAAAGAGGTTGAAGAGAAAGCTAAGCTCTTAGGGGCTAAGCACTATACTATAGATGCTAAGGAAGAATTTGTTAAGGACTATATTTTTAGGGCTATAAAGGCAAATGCTCAGTATGAAGGCTATCCATTATCAACAGCCTTAGCAAGGCCATTAATAGCTGACAAGGTTGTAGAGGTTGCCAAAAAAGAAGGAGCTGAAGTTATAGCCCATGGTTGTACTGGAAAGGGGAATGATCAGTTTAGATTTGAAACAGCTATAAGAATTAAGGCTCCAAATATAAAGATAGTTGCTCCAATAAGAGACTTGAATTTAACAAGGGCTGAGGAAATTGAGTATGCTAAGAAAAAGGGAATTCCAATTCCATCAGAGAGTAAGAAGTGGAGCATTGATGAGAACCTATGGGGGAGAAGTATAGAAGGTGGAGAATTAGAGGATCCTAATTTTATTCCTCCAGAGGAAATATACAGTTGGACTAAAAACCCTGCTGAAGATAGAGAGGAGGAAATAGTTGAAATAGAATTTAAGGAAGGGGTTCCTATAGCTATCAATGGAGAGAGGTTAGGTTTAGTAGAACTAATAAAGAAAGCTAATGAGATTGCTGGAAAACATGGGGTTGGAAGAATAGACATTATGGAGGATAGAATTATAGGACTAAAATCAAGGGAAAACTATGAATGTCCTGGAGCTATCTTATTGTTAACTGCTCATAAAGCCTTGGAACAGTTGGTTTTAACAAGAGACATTTTAAGATTTAAAGAACTTGTTGATTCTTTATATGGAGAGTTAATTTATAAAGGTCAGTGGTTCTCTCCATTTAGAGAAGCTTTAGATGCTTTCATAGATAAGACACAAGAGAGAGTTACTGGAACAGTAAAGGTTAAGCTATTTGGTGGCAGTGTAAGAGTTGTAGCAAGAGAAAGTGAATTCTCCCTATACAGTAGGGAGATGGTTTCCTTTGATGAGAAAGACCTTGACCAGAGAGAAATTGCTGGAATGGTTAAGTATCACTGCTTACAGGATTTATTATATTATATGAGGAAGTAA
- the aroD gene encoding type I 3-dehydroquinate dehydratase, with product MIALPVVERKVEDSLRVAEEYLKVADIVEFRLDYLEEVSLEDIGKFCKFNSIITIRPTWEGGYWDKGERVELFKKAIEENAKFIDVELREEKNKELVEFRNRIGSKTKVIISYHNFEETPSFEKLCEVVENSLKIGDIAKIATMVKDKEDVLKILNLANKYRGRIIAIGMGEEGRLTRILAPYFGSILTFASYKGKSSAPGQIEIEELKEIWRKLKITI from the coding sequence ATGATAGCTCTGCCGGTTGTTGAGAGGAAAGTAGAAGATTCTCTAAGAGTTGCTGAAGAGTATTTGAAAGTGGCTGACATTGTAGAGTTTAGATTAGACTACTTAGAAGAGGTTAGCTTAGAGGATATAGGTAAGTTTTGTAAATTTAATAGCATTATAACCATAAGACCAACATGGGAAGGAGGTTATTGGGATAAGGGAGAGAGGGTAGAGTTGTTTAAAAAAGCCATTGAGGAGAATGCAAAATTTATAGATGTTGAGTTAAGAGAAGAAAAAAATAAAGAGTTAGTTGAATTTAGGAATAGAATAGGGTCAAAAACTAAAGTAATTATTTCCTATCACAACTTTGAGGAAACTCCTTCTTTTGAAAAACTTTGTGAGGTTGTTGAGAATTCTTTAAAGATTGGAGATATTGCTAAGATTGCCACTATGGTTAAGGATAAGGAAGATGTGCTAAAGATTTTAAACCTTGCAAATAAATATAGGGGAAGAATTATAGCCATAGGAATGGGAGAAGAAGGGAGATTAACAAGAATCTTAGCCCCTTACTTTGGCTCTATCTTAACCTTTGCCTCCTACAAAGGGAAGAGTTCAGCCCCTGGACAAATAGAAATAGAGGAACTTAAAGAAATTTGGAGAAAATTGAAAATTACTATATAA
- a CDS encoding class I SAM-dependent methyltransferase: MHYFSEKPTSKSEIKVIEEILRGKLFKFKTDSGVFSHNKIDKGTKLLIETVEVNKEDEILDLGCGYGAIGIALADEVKKVLMVDINRRALKLAKENVKLNNIKNAEVRFSDLYENVDEKFDKIITNPPIRAGKDVVKKIVSEALNHLKDGGELWMVIQTKQGAKSMAKYMEEVFGNVETVKIKGGYRILKSKKVRE, from the coding sequence ATGCACTATTTTTCTGAGAAGCCAACATCAAAGTCAGAGATTAAAGTGATAGAAGAAATTTTAAGAGGAAAGCTTTTTAAATTTAAAACAGACTCTGGAGTTTTTTCTCATAATAAGATAGATAAGGGGACAAAGCTCTTAATTGAAACAGTTGAAGTTAATAAAGAAGATGAAATCTTAGACTTAGGCTGTGGCTATGGAGCAATAGGGATAGCCTTAGCTGATGAGGTTAAGAAGGTTTTAATGGTTGATATTAACAGAAGAGCTTTAAAGTTAGCTAAGGAGAATGTGAAGTTAAACAATATTAAGAATGCTGAAGTTAGATTCTCAGATTTGTATGAGAATGTAGATGAAAAGTTTGATAAAATTATTACCAACCCTCCCATTAGAGCTGGGAAGGATGTGGTTAAAAAAATAGTTAGTGAAGCTCTAAACCATTTAAAAGATGGTGGAGAGCTTTGGATGGTTATCCAAACCAAGCAAGGGGCTAAGTCAATGGCTAAATATATGGAGGAAGTGTTTGGAAATGTTGAAACTGTGAAAATAAAGGGAGGCTATAGAATTTTAAAATCTAAGAAAGTGAGAGAATGA
- a CDS encoding DHH family phosphoesterase encodes MILLIGYGRFGKKVANLIKEKEEITIVDKEINDKEKLESDFNIVIGDATKEEVLKKANIEKADIILVLTNEPEVNRRIAELVCNLNPSAYKIVRHIPGQPDLYEGLDIDKIIDVLESGAKDIAKDVEEAKLKRMLTQLKNILIEKKKEFCSSKNGKKGLLIITHRNPDPDAIASAMALKTIAEKWEVTSDIAYSGNIGYDENKAMINLLEVEILNLKDIDINKYCVIALVDSSSSKYIDIDPEKIDIVIDHHQNPDISARYMDVRNVGATASILTQYLMELNIEPTRKLATALFYGIQTDTDYFKRNVSKLDFEAASYLQPYIDATILNMIENPEISTEVMEVIAKAIMNRKIIKGNIALAYVEEISNRDALPQAADFLLKMEGISTTFVYGIVGDKIHISARTKDLRINLGEILREAFGGGGHQTAAAATIPLGIFASVSDKESLRKLVEEAITKKILEVMGVREGQG; translated from the coding sequence ATGATACTTCTTATAGGCTATGGTAGATTTGGTAAAAAAGTTGCTAATCTTATTAAAGAGAAGGAAGAAATAACTATAGTTGATAAAGAAATTAATGATAAGGAGAAACTGGAAAGTGACTTTAATATAGTTATTGGAGATGCTACTAAAGAGGAAGTGCTAAAGAAGGCAAATATTGAAAAGGCTGACATTATTTTAGTGCTAACCAATGAGCCAGAGGTTAATAGAAGAATAGCTGAGCTTGTCTGTAACTTAAACCCTTCAGCCTATAAAATAGTTAGACACATCCCAGGACAGCCTGATCTCTATGAAGGCTTAGATATTGATAAAATAATAGATGTCTTAGAGAGTGGGGCTAAGGATATAGCTAAAGATGTTGAGGAGGCTAAGCTAAAAAGAATGCTCACTCAACTAAAGAATATCTTAATTGAAAAGAAAAAAGAATTTTGTTCTTCTAAGAATGGGAAGAAGGGGTTACTAATTATAACCCATAGGAATCCTGATCCTGATGCTATAGCCAGTGCCATGGCTTTAAAAACCATTGCTGAGAAGTGGGAAGTTACTTCTGACATAGCATACAGTGGGAATATTGGCTATGATGAAAACAAAGCTATGATAAACCTATTAGAAGTGGAAATATTAAATCTTAAAGATATTGACATTAATAAATACTGTGTCATTGCCTTAGTTGATAGCTCATCAAGTAAATATATTGACATAGACCCAGAGAAGATAGATATAGTTATTGACCATCACCAAAATCCTGATATCTCAGCAAGGTATATGGATGTTAGAAATGTTGGAGCTACAGCATCTATTTTAACCCAGTATCTTATGGAACTTAACATAGAGCCAACAAGGAAGTTAGCTACAGCTCTCTTTTATGGGATACAGACAGATACTGACTACTTTAAAAGGAATGTTTCTAAGTTGGACTTTGAAGCAGCCTCTTACTTACAGCCTTATATAGATGCTACCATCCTGAATATGATTGAGAATCCTGAGATCTCTACTGAAGTGATGGAGGTTATAGCTAAAGCTATTATGAACAGAAAGATAATAAAAGGAAATATAGCTTTAGCCTATGTTGAAGAGATAAGTAATAGAGACGCTCTTCCTCAAGCTGCTGACTTTCTCTTAAAGATGGAAGGGATTTCTACAACATTTGTTTATGGAATTGTTGGAGATAAAATACATATTTCTGCAAGAACAAAGGATTTAAGAATTAACTTAGGAGAGATTTTAAGAGAAGCCTTTGGAGGAGGAGGGCATCAAACAGCTGCAGCAGCCACTATTCCATTGGGAATCTTTGCCTCAGTCTCAGATAAAGAATCTTTAAGGAAGCTTGTTGAAGAAGCCATAACTAAAAAGATACTTGAGGTTATGGGAGTTAGAGAGGGGCAAGGCTAA
- the purB gene encoding adenylosuccinate lyase, whose translation MAVHPIDYRYGSEEMRKVWEEENKLEKMLKVEAALAKAQAELGLIPKEAAEEINRKASTKYVKLERVKEIERETKHDVVAMIKALAEVCEGNAGEYIHFGATSNDIVDTANSLLIKETLDIIERKLRELRDILLEKAEEHKLTVCIGRTHGQHAIPTTYGMRFALWAAEIDRHLERLKQIRERVCVSKMTGAVGTLAAMGEKGLEVHKRVAEILNLKPVLISNQVIQRDRHSEYIFLLALIAQTLNKIGVTVRNMQRTEIRELEEEFDVKKQTGSSTMPHKRNPITFEQICGLSRVIKSLCIAELDNIPLWEERDLTNSSAERCIFAETAVLTDHILNLAIKGIKKLKVNKEACDKNLELTRGLIMAERIMIELAKRGMGRQRAYEVVRRNAMKAYEEGRHLKDVLLEDEEVMKYLTKEELEELMNPKTYIGLAPRIVENVIKELKGKK comes from the coding sequence ATGGCTGTTCATCCCATAGACTATAGATATGGTAGTGAAGAGATGAGGAAGGTTTGGGAGGAAGAGAATAAGTTAGAGAAGATGCTAAAAGTTGAAGCTGCCTTAGCTAAGGCTCAGGCCGAGCTTGGCTTAATCCCTAAGGAGGCTGCTGAGGAAATAAATAGAAAGGCTTCAACTAAGTATGTGAAGCTTGAGAGAGTTAAAGAAATAGAAAGAGAGACTAAGCATGATGTTGTAGCCATGATAAAAGCTTTAGCAGAGGTTTGTGAAGGAAATGCTGGAGAGTATATACACTTTGGAGCTACCTCAAATGATATTGTTGATACAGCTAACTCTCTATTAATTAAAGAGACCCTTGACATTATAGAGAGGAAGTTAAGAGAGTTAAGAGACATCTTATTAGAGAAAGCTGAAGAGCATAAATTAACTGTCTGTATTGGAAGGACACATGGGCAACATGCAATTCCAACAACCTATGGGATGAGGTTTGCCCTCTGGGCTGCAGAGATTGATAGACACTTAGAAAGGCTAAAGCAAATTAGAGAGAGGGTTTGTGTCTCTAAGATGACTGGAGCAGTTGGAACATTAGCAGCTATGGGAGAGAAGGGATTGGAGGTTCATAAAAGAGTTGCTGAAATTTTAAACCTAAAGCCAGTTTTAATATCAAACCAAGTTATTCAGAGGGATAGGCACTCTGAATACATCTTCTTATTGGCTTTAATTGCCCAAACCTTAAATAAAATAGGAGTTACTGTTAGAAACATGCAGAGGACTGAAATTAGAGAGCTTGAAGAAGAATTTGATGTTAAAAAGCAAACAGGATCTTCAACAATGCCACATAAAAGGAACCCTATAACCTTTGAACAGATCTGTGGATTGTCAAGGGTTATAAAGTCTCTCTGTATAGCAGAGCTTGACAACATTCCTTTATGGGAAGAGAGGGATTTAACAAATTCTTCAGCTGAGAGGTGTATCTTTGCTGAAACAGCTGTTTTAACTGATCACATCTTAAACTTGGCTATAAAGGGAATAAAGAAACTTAAGGTTAATAAAGAAGCTTGTGATAAAAACCTTGAGCTAACCAGGGGCTTGATAATGGCTGAGAGAATAATGATAGAGTTGGCCAAGAGAGGGATGGGAAGACAGAGAGCTTATGAAGTTGTTAGAAGAAATGCTATGAAGGCTTATGAGGAAGGAAGGCATCTAAAAGATGTTCTCTTAGAAGATGAAGAAGTTATGAAGTATTTAACAAAAGAGGAGTTAGAAGAGTTGATGAACCCAAAAACCTATATTGGCTTAGCTCCACGGATTGTAGAGAATGTTATAAAAGAGCTTAAGGGGAAGAAATAG
- the cas6 gene encoding CRISPR-associated endoribonuclease Cas6 produces MRVKVSLSADEPFKISFNHQYYLASAIYNIVKEGNPNFAEKLHKIRDFKFYTFSTLKLPRRVIYKDYLESYDGKAYFYVSSPNKEFIECFVNGLFEKGRIRVGNIIFHIERISLLESPKEFKILKTLSPIYLKTKVEEDGRLKTKDLLPTHSKFYENLKKNLKRKYEKYFNKECNLDFDFEILKFKPKRVKIKGGYLTCSDLVFKVWGDYELIKFGYDCGFGEKNSLGFGMVEVSK; encoded by the coding sequence ATGAGAGTGAAGGTTAGTTTATCAGCTGATGAGCCATTTAAGATATCTTTTAACCATCAATACTACTTAGCTTCAGCTATCTATAATATTGTTAAGGAGGGAAATCCAAACTTTGCTGAGAAGCTACATAAAATTAGAGATTTTAAATTTTATACATTCTCCACCTTAAAGTTACCAAGGAGAGTTATCTACAAAGATTACTTAGAGTCCTATGATGGAAAAGCTTATTTTTATGTATCTTCACCAAATAAAGAGTTTATAGAATGCTTTGTAAATGGCCTTTTTGAGAAGGGAAGGATTAGAGTAGGAAATATTATTTTTCATATTGAGAGGATCTCTCTTTTAGAGTCTCCAAAAGAATTTAAAATTTTAAAAACTTTATCTCCAATATATTTAAAGACTAAAGTAGAAGAAGATGGAAGGTTAAAAACTAAAGACTTGCTACCAACACACTCAAAGTTTTATGAAAATCTAAAAAAGAACTTGAAAAGAAAATATGAGAAATACTTTAATAAAGAGTGTAACTTAGATTTTGATTTTGAAATTTTAAAATTTAAGCCAAAAAGAGTTAAGATTAAAGGGGGCTATCTAACTTGCTCAGACTTGGTTTTTAAGGTTTGGGGAGACTATGAATTAATTAAATTTGGTTATGACTGTGGCTTTGGAGAAAAAAATAGCTTAGGTTTTGGAATGGTTGAGGTTAGTAAGTAG
- a CDS encoding bacteriohemerythrin, giving the protein MKEIIKWSKDLETGISTFDEEHKTLIETLNEVYSLLENKESEKAKELLRNNIVEYASKHFKHEEEIMEKYNYPELENHKKIHNMFVNMIVNKMLPKIEKSDSEFRSVVSFLVGWLVMHIKNMDKKYGRWFKENNITINDEPRL; this is encoded by the coding sequence ATGAAAGAAATTATAAAGTGGAGCAAAGATTTAGAAACTGGAATCTCTACTTTTGATGAAGAGCATAAAACACTAATTGAAACACTAAATGAAGTTTATAGTCTCTTAGAAAATAAAGAGTCTGAGAAAGCTAAAGAATTGTTGAGAAATAATATAGTTGAGTATGCAAGTAAGCACTTTAAACATGAAGAGGAAATTATGGAAAAATATAACTATCCTGAACTTGAAAATCATAAAAAAATTCATAATATGTTTGTTAACATGATTGTAAATAAGATGTTACCAAAGATTGAAAAGTCCGATAGTGAGTTTAGATCAGTTGTTTCTTTTTTAGTTGGCTGGTTGGTTATGCATATAAAAAATATGGATAAAAAATATGGAAGATGGTTTAAAGAGAATAATATTACAATTAATGATGAGCCAAGGTTGTAG
- a CDS encoding DNA-directed DNA polymerase: MIDVLLDNTYKTEKDKGIIYLYLLNSILKDYNFKPYFYVELYEDAKEEDIEEVKKFLLRKDLLKFVEDMEIVKKRIIREEKDILKIIATHPQKVPKLRVIKEFEKVKEIYEHDIPFAKRYMIDNDIVPMIYFDFEKKRVVSDKLPELKMVAFDIEVVDNKIIMASFWDEKGGKVLTYKDFSHESVELVKDEKELILKIIEILKNYDLIFTYNGDYYDFPFLKERAKFYGLKVKLGRGGEEIKIKRGVETKVYIPGRVHIDLYPIAKRLLKLTKYTLEDVVYNLFNVEKLKIKNFVEYWEDKDNILVEYSLQDAKYTYLIGKYFLPLEVMFSRIINQVLFEVTRMSSSQMVEYLLMKRAYKLNYIVPNKPSEEEYKRRVAESYEGGYVKEPIKGIHENIVYLDFKSLYPSIIISYNISPDTLDCPCCKEESEKILGHWFCKRRIGLIPMTVKDLVRRRVEIKERLKKEKDKLLNYEQQSLKILANSVYGYLAYPRARFYNKVCAEIITFLGRKYIMETIKEAEVFGFTVLYADTDGIFLTIKGENKEAILKKAYNFLNHINSKLPEDMELEFEGFYSRGIFITKKKYALITEEGEIIIKGLEYVRRDWSGIAKRTQKEVLEALLKEGDIEKAKKIIKETIKKLRNLEVDKEELIIYTQITKDLNEYKSTAPHVELAKRLVREGKKIKPGDVLGYIIVKGAKQVSERAKLPEEVSLDEIDINYYIDNQILPPIIRIMESLGVSEKELKQEKQLTLDNFF, encoded by the coding sequence ATGATAGATGTTTTACTTGATAACACTTACAAAACTGAAAAAGATAAGGGAATTATTTACCTCTACTTACTAAACTCTATTTTGAAAGATTATAATTTTAAGCCCTATTTTTATGTTGAACTTTATGAAGATGCTAAAGAAGAAGATATAGAAGAAGTTAAAAAATTTTTGCTTAGAAAAGATTTATTAAAATTTGTTGAAGATATGGAAATTGTAAAGAAAAGAATAATTAGAGAAGAAAAAGATATTTTGAAAATTATAGCAACACATCCTCAAAAGGTTCCTAAGCTGAGAGTTATTAAAGAGTTTGAAAAGGTTAAAGAGATTTATGAGCATGACATTCCATTTGCTAAAAGGTATATGATAGACAATGACATAGTTCCAATGATATACTTTGACTTTGAGAAAAAGAGGGTTGTTAGTGACAAACTGCCAGAGTTGAAGATGGTAGCTTTTGACATTGAAGTTGTTGATAATAAAATCATTATGGCAAGCTTTTGGGATGAGAAAGGAGGGAAGGTTTTAACATATAAAGACTTTTCTCATGAGAGTGTTGAGCTTGTTAAGGATGAGAAAGAATTAATATTAAAGATTATTGAAATTCTTAAGAATTATGATTTAATCTTTACCTACAATGGAGACTATTATGACTTCCCCTTCTTAAAAGAGAGGGCTAAGTTTTATGGTCTAAAGGTTAAGTTAGGTAGAGGGGGAGAAGAAATTAAGATAAAGAGAGGTGTGGAAACAAAGGTTTATATCCCTGGGAGGGTTCATATAGACCTCTACCCAATAGCTAAGAGGTTATTAAAATTAACAAAATACACCTTGGAGGATGTAGTTTATAACCTATTTAATGTTGAAAAGCTTAAAATTAAAAATTTTGTGGAGTATTGGGAAGATAAAGACAATATCTTAGTTGAATACTCCCTACAGGATGCTAAATACACTTACTTAATTGGAAAATACTTTTTACCTTTAGAAGTGATGTTCTCAAGGATTATTAACCAAGTTTTATTTGAAGTTACAAGGATGAGCTCAAGCCAGATGGTTGAGTATCTACTGATGAAGAGGGCTTATAAGCTAAACTATATAGTGCCAAATAAGCCAAGTGAGGAAGAGTATAAAAGGAGAGTTGCTGAGAGCTATGAGGGAGGTTATGTTAAAGAGCCAATAAAGGGGATTCATGAGAACATTGTTTATTTAGACTTTAAATCATTGTATCCAAGTATAATAATCTCATATAATATAAGCCCTGACACCTTAGACTGCCCATGCTGTAAGGAAGAGAGTGAGAAAATATTAGGACATTGGTTTTGTAAGAGAAGGATTGGCTTAATCCCCATGACAGTTAAGGACTTGGTTAGAAGAAGAGTAGAAATAAAAGAGAGGCTAAAGAAAGAAAAGGATAAGTTGTTAAATTATGAGCAACAATCTTTAAAGATCTTAGCCAACTCTGTCTATGGCTATTTAGCCTATCCAAGAGCAAGATTTTATAATAAGGTTTGCGCTGAAATCATCACTTTCTTGGGGAGAAAGTATATTATGGAAACTATAAAGGAGGCTGAAGTCTTTGGCTTTACTGTTCTCTATGCTGACACTGATGGAATCTTTCTGACAATAAAGGGAGAGAATAAAGAAGCTATCCTAAAAAAAGCCTATAACTTTTTAAATCATATAAATAGTAAGTTACCAGAGGATATGGAGCTTGAGTTTGAAGGATTTTATAGTAGAGGCATTTTCATAACAAAAAAGAAATATGCTCTAATTACAGAGGAAGGGGAGATTATAATTAAAGGATTGGAATATGTTAGAAGAGACTGGAGTGGAATAGCTAAGAGAACACAGAAAGAGGTGTTAGAGGCTCTATTGAAAGAGGGGGATATAGAGAAGGCTAAGAAAATTATTAAAGAGACTATAAAGAAGCTAAGAAACTTGGAAGTGGATAAAGAGGAGTTAATTATTTACACTCAGATAACAAAGGATTTAAATGAGTATAAGAGTACAGCTCCACATGTTGAGCTGGCCAAGAGGTTGGTTAGGGAAGGAAAGAAAATAAAACCTGGAGATGTCTTAGGCTATATAATAGTTAAAGGGGCTAAGCAAGTTAGTGAGAGGGCCAAGTTACCAGAGGAAGTTAGTTTAGATGAGATTGATATCAATTACTATATTGACAATCAAATTCTCCCTCCTATCATAAGAATTATGGAATCCTTAGGAGTTTCAGAGAAGGAGTTAAAGCAAGAAAAACAATTAACCCTGGACAACTTTTTTTAA
- a CDS encoding CBS domain-containing protein translates to MDPSLTNVPVLAVMSEPLFLRNTLSAEKVLELMLKKNKRYCILVDQSNNPVGILTIFDILKYSVLNNTSDLSNVKAMDLATRKIVTIYPETSIEDALKIMKKYNITKLPIIDKSTNKIVGVISEEELVDTLPYLIDSLNELVNYLLDIISEELGESEKKEKILATVKNATKKKNKN, encoded by the coding sequence ATGGATCCGTCATTAACAAATGTCCCAGTACTTGCAGTTATGTCTGAACCATTATTTTTAAGAAACACGCTTAGCGCGGAGAAAGTTTTAGAGTTAATGTTAAAAAAGAATAAAAGATACTGTATTTTAGTTGATCAAAGTAATAATCCAGTTGGAATATTGACCATATTTGATATATTAAAATACTCTGTTTTAAATAACACTTCTGATCTTTCAAACGTTAAAGCTATGGACTTAGCAACACGTAAAATAGTAACTATCTACCCAGAAACAAGTATAGAGGATGCTCTAAAAATAATGAAGAAGTATAATATAACTAAATTACCTATTATAGACAAAAGTACAAATAAAATAGTTGGAGTGATATCAGAGGAGGAGCTTGTTGATACTCTACCTTATTTAATAGACTCTTTAAATGAGTTAGTTAACTATCTCTTAGATATTATTAGTGAAGAGCTTGGAGAAAGTGAGAAAAAAGAGAAGATATTGGCAACAGTGAAAAATGCTACAAAGAAAAAGAATAAGAATTGA